In a single window of the Blastopirellula retiformator genome:
- a CDS encoding nickel-dependent lactate racemase family protein: MKVKLEYGRVGLEADIPDNGKVRTLACKDAPPLPDPHAALLEVLARPNGTAPLFELAQGKKDACIVICDITRPVPNEMILRPTLELLEAAGIPRDKITILNATGLHRPNHGQELIEMVGQYIVDHYRIENHFGENRDEHVHLGESPNGVPIWIDRRYVEADLKITVGLIEPHFMAGFSGGRKLICPGIAHIDTIRAWHSPRFLEHENATMGCLVDNPVHFENTAIARTAGCDFIINVVIDAHRRPLRLVAGDMIAAFEEGVEFVRSVVVDTMDEPADIVVTSSAGYPLDTTFYQSVKAMVAAAKVVKKGGTIIVAASLTEGIGSPPFTSLFSQYENLDDFMTAILDPDCFTMDQWQLEELAKAARQAKIVMVSDGIPAKQLSQMFVEPAKSVEAAIEDAIAEHGAEASIAVIPKGPYVLAQLA, from the coding sequence ATGAAGGTCAAGTTGGAGTATGGTCGCGTCGGCTTGGAGGCTGACATTCCTGACAACGGCAAAGTCCGCACGCTCGCTTGCAAAGATGCCCCGCCGCTGCCCGACCCGCATGCCGCGCTGTTGGAGGTGTTGGCTCGGCCGAACGGGACGGCGCCGCTGTTTGAGCTTGCCCAGGGGAAAAAGGATGCCTGCATCGTGATCTGCGACATCACGCGTCCGGTCCCGAATGAGATGATCCTGCGGCCAACGCTCGAACTGCTGGAAGCGGCCGGCATCCCCCGCGACAAGATCACGATCCTCAATGCGACCGGGCTTCATCGGCCCAACCACGGCCAAGAGTTGATCGAGATGGTCGGCCAGTACATCGTCGATCATTACCGCATCGAAAATCACTTTGGCGAAAACCGGGACGAACACGTCCACCTGGGCGAAAGTCCCAACGGCGTGCCAATCTGGATCGATCGCCGCTATGTCGAAGCCGATCTCAAAATCACCGTCGGTTTGATTGAGCCCCACTTCATGGCTGGCTTCTCGGGCGGGCGAAAACTAATCTGCCCCGGCATCGCTCATATCGACACGATCCGCGCCTGGCATTCCCCTCGCTTCCTGGAACATGAAAACGCCACGATGGGCTGCCTGGTCGATAACCCGGTTCATTTCGAGAACACGGCAATTGCCCGAACCGCCGGCTGCGACTTCATCATCAACGTGGTGATCGACGCGCATCGTCGCCCGCTGAGATTGGTCGCCGGCGACATGATCGCCGCGTTTGAAGAAGGGGTCGAGTTCGTCCGCAGCGTCGTCGTCGATACGATGGACGAGCCTGCCGACATCGTCGTCACCAGCAGCGCCGGCTATCCGCTCGACACCACCTTCTACCAGTCGGTCAAAGCGATGGTCGCCGCCGCCAAGGTGGTCAAGAAGGGCGGCACCATCATCGTCGCCGCCAGCCTGACCGAAGGGATCGGCAGCCCGCCGTTTACGTCTCTGTTTAGTCAGTACGAAAACCTGGACGACTTCATGACGGCGATCCTTGATCCTGACTGCTTCACCATGGATCAGTGGCAACTGGAAGAACTGGCCAAAGCGGCCCGCCAGGCGAAGATCGTCATGGTGTCGGATGGAATCCCGGCCAAGCAACTGAGCCAGATGTTTGTCGAGCCGGCCAAGAGCGTCGAAGCGGCGATTGAAGACGCGATTGCAGAACATGGCGCCGAAGCGTCCATCGCGGTGATTCCCAAAGGACCGTATGTGCTGGCCCAACTGGCGTAG
- a CDS encoding small basic protein, whose translation MTIDKSLKVKRGGISTRSVLTRVERLEKMRADGKFDPESDSPIGIPKTRVVKISMKKKKKTKEEG comes from the coding sequence GTGACCATCGACAAAAGCCTGAAAGTAAAGCGAGGCGGTATTTCGACTCGCAGCGTTTTGACCCGCGTCGAACGCCTGGAAAAGATGCGTGCCGACGGAAAATTTGATCCCGAAAGCGATTCGCCGATCGGGATTCCGAAGACCCGCGTCGTCAAAATCTCGATGAAGAAAAAGAAGAAGACCAAGGAAGAAGGCTAG
- a CDS encoding serine/threonine-protein kinase has protein sequence MKLLDRLAALFKSSRLDIPSRFERIRESITGTMSEFMVVREHSTGRIYGLKILDKEKQEFFDSRFHGMKRPCEGEIACSMKHTHIAEAYEYGLLTTGQQYVLMEMVDGRGLQAMCNDHDPHLEGEQLNLIRQMADALIYVHEQGYIHRDICSRNFIVARDGKSVKLIDFGLTLPAKPEFMAAGNRTGTPNYMSPEIVRRRPTDQRCDIFAFGVTAYRLCCYELPWNAATGTGKDALQHDTVPPRDITKVRPYIDPRLAKAIHACLKVNPKDRPQTMRDFLSMISGIKEIDTR, from the coding sequence ATGAAGCTACTGGATAGGTTGGCTGCACTCTTCAAGTCAAGTCGCCTCGATATTCCTTCGCGGTTTGAACGCATTCGCGAGTCGATCACCGGCACGATGAGTGAATTCATGGTCGTGCGCGAACACTCGACCGGGCGGATCTACGGGCTGAAGATCCTTGACAAAGAAAAGCAGGAGTTCTTCGACTCCCGATTTCACGGGATGAAACGCCCCTGTGAGGGGGAAATTGCCTGCTCGATGAAGCACACCCACATCGCCGAGGCGTACGAATATGGCCTGCTGACCACCGGCCAACAGTACGTCTTGATGGAAATGGTCGACGGCCGCGGTCTGCAGGCGATGTGCAACGACCACGACCCGCACCTGGAAGGGGAACAGCTGAATCTGATCCGGCAAATGGCCGACGCCCTGATTTACGTCCACGAGCAGGGCTACATCCACCGCGACATCTGCAGCCGCAATTTTATCGTCGCCCGCGACGGCAAAAGCGTGAAATTGATCGATTTTGGGCTGACCCTGCCCGCCAAGCCCGAGTTCATGGCGGCCGGCAACCGGACCGGCACCCCCAACTACATGTCCCCCGAGATCGTCCGCCGCCGACCCACCGACCAGCGATGCGACATCTTTGCATTTGGCGTAACTGCTTACCGCCTATGCTGTTACGAACTCCCCTGGAACGCCGCAACTGGCACCGGAAAGGATGCCCTGCAGCACGATACCGTTCCTCCGCGGGATATTACCAAGGTCCGCCCGTACATCGATCCGCGGCTGGCGAAGGCGATTCATGCCTGCCTGAAGGTCAATCCGAAGGATCGGCCTCAAACGATGCGGGATTTTCTGTCGATGATTTCTGGCATCAAAGAGATCGATACGCGGTAA
- the epmA gene encoding EF-P lysine aminoacylase EpmA translates to MTTDDTADWRPTCSLEMLRARSKLLQQIRQFFLSRDFLEVETPLLSHDSVIDRHLDPLGVTLFRDPRSPDVGEQVWLQTSPEFGMKRLLAAGAQKIFQLCKAFRGGEVGERHNVEFTMLEWYRVGDNYAAGRQLLADLASEILGSSVEMLTYADAFAQHVGVDPLTASGEELLTAAKKRQIEMPDSYDGSDRDLLLELLLSELVEPHLGKTSPTILYDYPASQAALAEVSDGNPPVAERFELYVRGIELANGYHELLDPQALVTRNQTNNQARTGDGKYPLPEESRLLAAMRHGLPACSGTALGVDRLLMVKTGATTMDDVQAFPIERA, encoded by the coding sequence ATGACGACCGATGACACCGCCGATTGGCGTCCTACCTGTTCCTTAGAAATGCTCCGTGCTCGTAGCAAACTGCTGCAGCAGATTCGGCAGTTTTTTTTGTCTCGCGACTTTCTGGAAGTCGAGACGCCGCTGCTGTCACACGACAGCGTGATCGATCGTCATTTGGATCCGCTTGGCGTGACGCTGTTTCGTGATCCGCGTTCGCCCGACGTCGGCGAGCAGGTCTGGCTACAAACTTCGCCCGAGTTCGGGATGAAGCGGTTATTGGCCGCGGGGGCACAGAAGATCTTTCAGCTCTGCAAGGCGTTTCGCGGGGGGGAAGTCGGCGAGCGGCACAACGTGGAGTTCACGATGCTCGAGTGGTATCGCGTCGGCGACAATTACGCGGCCGGACGTCAACTGCTGGCCGATCTGGCAAGTGAAATACTTGGCAGTTCCGTCGAGATGCTTACCTACGCCGACGCCTTTGCCCAGCATGTCGGCGTTGATCCGCTTACGGCCAGCGGCGAGGAACTGCTCACGGCCGCCAAAAAGCGTCAGATCGAGATGCCTGATTCGTACGACGGCTCAGACCGCGACCTCTTGCTCGAGCTGCTACTCTCGGAACTGGTCGAGCCGCATCTCGGCAAAACCTCGCCGACAATCTTGTACGACTACCCCGCATCCCAGGCCGCGCTGGCCGAAGTCAGTGACGGCAATCCACCGGTCGCCGAGAGATTTGAGCTTTATGTGCGCGGCATTGAGCTGGCCAATGGCTATCATGAACTGCTCGACCCGCAGGCACTTGTTACGCGCAACCAGACCAACAACCAGGCCCGCACTGGTGATGGCAAGTATCCACTGCCGGAAGAGAGTCGCCTGTTGGCGGCGATGCGGCATGGTTTGCCGGCTTGCAGCGGCACGGCGCTCGGCGTTGATCGGTTGTTGATGGTGAAGACCGGCGCAACGACGATGGACGACGTGCAGGCCTTTCCGATTGAGCGAGCCTAA
- a CDS encoding tetratricopeptide repeat protein, which yields MTQQHDAAATFSGRRVAFLGKLAGMSRKDAAALLAVAGAKAVERATADIDILVIGENDLPIFGEIDFPSRSIQRAAADGRIEIMQETTLWERLGLLETQQRIQRLYTPAMLADLLGVSKAIIRRWHRRGLIRPVREVRKLPYYDIREVAAAQKLAQLLASGASADHIEKQLAALQSLSSCVDRPLEQLSIIVEGRNVLLRQGEGLVEPGGQMRIDFEKLEPDWLPELTESTPSKRRRSPEELVDLAAEYEDAGQFDAAVEALEAAAADLAESAELYFQLAELYYRSGKAELAIERYAAAIDLEPDFVEARSNLACTLVELEKLDEAIAQFQAAIAIYPDYFDAQYHLARLLDQMGRQQEALPHWEACRFLAPDDALQDEAAERLAGSVDP from the coding sequence ATGACGCAACAGCACGACGCCGCGGCGACATTTTCGGGTCGCCGCGTGGCGTTTCTTGGCAAGTTGGCTGGAATGTCGCGCAAAGACGCTGCAGCGCTGTTGGCCGTCGCCGGCGCTAAAGCGGTCGAACGCGCGACTGCGGACATCGACATCTTGGTGATTGGCGAAAACGACCTGCCGATCTTCGGCGAGATCGATTTCCCTTCCCGCTCCATTCAACGGGCGGCCGCCGACGGCCGCATCGAGATCATGCAAGAGACGACCCTATGGGAACGGCTCGGCCTGCTCGAAACCCAACAGCGCATCCAACGTCTCTACACGCCGGCGATGCTGGCCGATCTGCTCGGCGTCTCCAAGGCGATCATCCGCCGTTGGCATCGCCGCGGCTTGATCCGCCCCGTCCGGGAAGTACGCAAGCTTCCCTACTACGACATCCGCGAAGTCGCCGCCGCGCAAAAACTGGCGCAGCTGCTCGCCTCCGGCGCCTCGGCCGATCACATCGAAAAGCAACTCGCTGCGCTGCAAAGCCTGTCGAGCTGCGTCGATCGTCCGCTCGAGCAGCTTTCGATCATCGTCGAAGGCCGCAACGTGCTGCTGCGCCAAGGGGAAGGCCTGGTCGAACCGGGCGGGCAGATGCGGATCGACTTCGAGAAGCTCGAGCCCGACTGGCTGCCGGAACTGACCGAATCAACGCCGAGCAAGCGCCGCCGCTCTCCCGAAGAGCTGGTCGACCTGGCCGCCGAGTACGAAGACGCCGGGCAGTTTGACGCCGCGGTCGAAGCGCTGGAAGCGGCGGCGGCCGATCTGGCCGAGTCGGCCGAGCTTTACTTCCAACTGGCCGAGCTCTATTACCGCAGCGGCAAAGCGGAACTGGCGATCGAACGGTACGCCGCCGCGATCGACTTGGAGCCCGACTTTGTCGAAGCTCGCAGCAATCTCGCCTGCACGCTGGTCGAGTTGGAAAAGCTGGACGAAGCGATCGCCCAGTTTCAGGCCGCCATCGCGATCTATCCTGACTACTTCGACGCCCAGTACCACTTGGCCCGACTGCTCGATCAGATGGGCCGCCAACAAGAAGCGCTCCCGCACTGGGAAGCCTGCCGCTTTCTGGCCCCCGACGACGCCCTGCAAGACGAAGCGGCCGAACGATTGGCCGGCTCCGTCGATCCCTAG
- the clpP gene encoding ATP-dependent Clp endopeptidase proteolytic subunit ClpP, whose translation MPLIPYVVEKSGREERVYDVYSRLLKDRIIFLGTQVNDDMANCIVAQMLFLQSEDPAADINLYVNSPGGSVSAGLAIYDTMQFITCDVATYCIGQAASMGAVLLTAGATGKRHALPNARVMIHQPLAGMQGTAEEILIHATEFKRIKQRLNEILIKHTGHTIDRIEKDTDRDRFMSAEESRDYGLIDHVIEKMPGK comes from the coding sequence ATGCCCTTGATTCCTTACGTCGTCGAGAAAAGCGGTCGCGAAGAGCGCGTCTACGACGTCTATAGCCGGCTGCTGAAAGATCGCATCATCTTCCTGGGCACCCAGGTCAATGATGATATGGCCAACTGCATCGTCGCCCAGATGCTGTTCCTGCAGTCGGAAGATCCGGCCGCCGACATCAATCTGTACGTCAACTCGCCCGGCGGCAGCGTCAGCGCCGGTTTGGCGATTTACGACACCATGCAGTTCATCACCTGCGACGTCGCCACCTACTGCATCGGTCAGGCCGCCTCGATGGGCGCGGTGCTGCTGACCGCCGGCGCCACTGGCAAGCGCCACGCTTTGCCCAACGCCCGCGTGATGATTCACCAACCGCTGGCCGGCATGCAAGGTACCGCCGAAGAAATCTTGATTCACGCGACCGAGTTCAAGCGGATTAAACAACGCCTGAACGAGATCCTGATCAAGCACACCGGTCACACCATCGACCGGATCGAAAAGGACACCGATCGCGACCGTTTCATGTCGGCCGAAGAGTCGCGTGATTACGGCCTGATCGATCACGTCATCGAAAAGATGCCGGGCAAGTAA
- a CDS encoding class II fumarate hydratase, translated as MSEFRIEKDSMGDVQVPANAYYGAQTQRAVENFPISGWTLPPALIHAMGWVKHACAVANRDLGKLTGTGKNPLSDEQVTALLDAAIEVREGKLDGEFPIDVFQTGSGTSSNMNVNEVISNRAIEILGGDRFDQKKPVHPNDHVNMGQSTNDTFPTAIHVAVAMQIENNLLPALEKLHESLAKKAMEWDKIIKIGRTHLMDATPLRLGQEFGGFARQIELSIERARVAQDAVLELPVGGTAVGTGINTHPEFAKRVAAELASGTGIPFIEAVNHFEANAQRDGLVQCHGILKTIANTLFNVSNNIRWLGSGPRCGFYEVALPSRQPGSSIMPGKVNPVMCESMMQVCAKVIGNDGAITMSGAAGGNFQLNIMMPVMGQTTLESIHLLANSCDAFVEFCSDGLEANEEACNASVEESLSMCTSLNPLIGYDKAAKMAKDAFKSGKTIRELAKEQGEIAEDDLNTALDPWRMTFPHE; from the coding sequence ATGTCCGAATTCCGCATCGAAAAAGACTCGATGGGCGACGTCCAAGTCCCCGCCAACGCGTACTACGGCGCCCAGACGCAGCGAGCCGTCGAGAACTTTCCGATCTCGGGCTGGACGCTTCCCCCGGCGCTGATCCATGCGATGGGCTGGGTCAAGCATGCTTGTGCGGTCGCCAACCGTGATCTCGGCAAGCTGACCGGCACCGGCAAAAACCCGCTCTCCGACGAGCAGGTCACGGCGCTATTGGACGCGGCGATTGAAGTTCGCGAAGGGAAGCTTGACGGCGAGTTCCCGATCGACGTCTTCCAGACCGGGTCGGGCACGTCGAGCAACATGAACGTCAACGAGGTGATCAGCAACCGCGCGATCGAGATCCTGGGCGGCGATCGCTTCGACCAGAAGAAGCCGGTCCACCCCAACGACCACGTCAACATGGGGCAAAGCACCAACGACACCTTCCCGACGGCGATCCATGTCGCGGTCGCGATGCAGATCGAAAACAACCTGCTGCCGGCGCTCGAAAAGCTGCACGAGTCGCTCGCCAAAAAGGCGATGGAGTGGGACAAGATCATCAAGATCGGACGCACCCACTTGATGGACGCCACGCCGCTACGGCTGGGTCAAGAGTTCGGCGGCTTCGCGCGTCAGATTGAACTCTCGATCGAGCGGGCTCGCGTCGCCCAAGACGCCGTGCTGGAACTGCCGGTTGGCGGCACCGCGGTCGGCACCGGGATCAACACCCATCCCGAATTCGCCAAGCGGGTCGCGGCCGAACTCGCCTCCGGCACCGGCATCCCGTTTATCGAAGCGGTCAATCACTTTGAAGCCAACGCCCAGCGTGACGGCCTGGTGCAGTGCCATGGCATCTTGAAGACGATCGCCAACACGCTGTTCAACGTCTCCAACAACATTCGCTGGCTCGGCAGCGGCCCGCGGTGCGGCTTCTACGAAGTGGCGCTCCCCAGCCGTCAGCCTGGCAGCTCGATCATGCCGGGCAAGGTCAATCCGGTGATGTGCGAAAGCATGATGCAGGTTTGTGCCAAGGTGATCGGCAACGACGGCGCGATCACCATGAGCGGCGCCGCCGGCGGCAACTTCCAGCTCAACATCATGATGCCGGTGATGGGGCAAACCACGCTGGAAAGCATCCATCTGCTCGCCAACAGCTGCGACGCCTTCGTCGAGTTCTGCAGCGACGGACTGGAAGCGAACGAAGAGGCCTGCAACGCGTCGGTCGAAGAGAGCCTGTCGATGTGCACCAGCCTGAACCCGCTGATCGGTTACGACAAAGCGGCCAAGATGGCCAAAGACGCGTTCAAGTCGGGCAAGACGATTCGCGAGCTAGCCAAAGAGCAGGGGGAAATCGCCGAAGACGACCTGAACACGGCGCTCGATCCGTGGCGAATGACCTTCCCACACGAATAA
- a CDS encoding DUF423 domain-containing protein: MAKLVLVLAAICGLTGVAAGAMGDHALKSHLKEMGVADIQPSVERLEIGVRYQMFHATALIGVGVLLLASDRGRIAASIAALCFVIGVVLFSGGLYFMAFTQNDSLVMLVPIGGTTYMIGWGALLIAGLQARPHGMDEE, from the coding sequence ATGGCGAAACTGGTACTGGTGTTGGCGGCGATTTGCGGTTTGACCGGCGTCGCAGCCGGGGCGATGGGGGATCACGCACTCAAGTCGCACCTCAAAGAGATGGGGGTCGCCGACATTCAACCCTCGGTCGAACGCCTGGAGATCGGCGTCCGCTACCAGATGTTTCACGCCACGGCGCTGATTGGCGTCGGCGTTCTCTTGCTTGCTAGCGATCGCGGACGAATCGCCGCTTCGATCGCCGCCCTCTGCTTTGTGATCGGCGTCGTCCTCTTCTCCGGCGGCCTCTACTTCATGGCGTTCACGCAGAACGATTCGCTGGTGATGCTGGTCCCGATCGGCGGCACGACTTACATGATCGGCTGGGGGGCGTTGTTGATTGCAGGACTGCAAGCTCGGCCCCACGGGATGGATGAAGAATAA